Proteins encoded together in one Halothermothrix orenii H 168 window:
- a CDS encoding YeiH family protein — MKAFKEKIPGILLAVFVGITGRLVGNFVPNIGGVTIAIILGFLAGNIFRLDSNYAKGIKFVEKKILSLAIMLMGLKLQMDVLAELGISSIVIIIIMVTLTVFVGSLIGRLCGLSNSFSILLGIGNGICGSSAIAAAAPIVSNNEEEIGLSVSVVNLLGTFGIFILPVITGLLKLNETTSGLMIGSTLQATGQVVAAGFSISDLTGEVATIVKMARILMLGPVVLLLSFLFGKKDNSLDNNVSIPPFIIGFFIFSIIGTLQILPVGVVQSLKYTGKLLLTVAMAGIGLRIRISSLINQGPKALLVGLLIFVVQLVSITGLIYFFLLK; from the coding sequence ATGAAAGCATTTAAAGAAAAAATTCCTGGAATATTGTTGGCTGTTTTCGTTGGAATAACCGGGAGATTGGTAGGCAATTTTGTACCAAATATAGGAGGAGTTACCATAGCAATTATCCTGGGTTTTCTGGCTGGGAACATTTTTCGTCTGGATAGCAACTATGCTAAAGGTATTAAATTTGTGGAAAAGAAAATCCTGTCTCTTGCTATAATGTTGATGGGGTTAAAGTTGCAGATGGATGTTTTGGCTGAACTTGGAATTTCCTCTATTGTAATAATAATTATCATGGTGACATTAACTGTCTTTGTAGGTTCTTTGATTGGGAGGTTATGTGGTCTTTCAAATTCTTTCAGTATTTTACTGGGAATAGGAAATGGAATCTGTGGCTCTTCAGCTATTGCAGCAGCTGCTCCAATAGTTAGTAATAATGAAGAGGAGATCGGACTTTCTGTAAGTGTTGTTAATTTACTGGGTACATTTGGTATTTTCATTTTGCCAGTTATAACTGGTTTATTGAAATTAAATGAAACAACCAGTGGTTTGATGATTGGAAGTACTTTGCAGGCCACCGGTCAGGTAGTTGCTGCGGGTTTTTCTATAAGTGACTTAACAGGAGAAGTTGCTACTATAGTAAAAATGGCCAGGATACTAATGTTAGGACCTGTTGTCCTTTTGTTAAGCTTCTTATTTGGTAAAAAAGATAATAGTTTAGATAATAATGTTAGTATTCCACCATTTATTATTGGATTTTTTATTTTTAGTATTATTGGTACTTTGCAAATATTACCTGTGGGTGTTGTACAATCCTTAAAGTATACGGGTAAGTTGCTGTTAACTGTAGCCATGGCTGGTATTGGTTTAAGGATTAGAATTTCAAGTCTTATTAATCAGGGACCAAAGGCGTTGCTGGTGGGACTTCTTATATTTGTAGTTCAGCTCGTTTCTATTACTGGTTTAATATATTTTTTTCTTTTAAAATAA
- a CDS encoding MFS transporter, which yields MTQEGGELTLENPFKVYRGLNRNIYIIFIGQVINSMGAFVFPFLTMFLTQKIGMSPAEAGSYVTVAALANVPGMFLGAKLADSFGRKRLYLISSTLMALMLIPPAFLGTSKVVIYFLIMMSLFAGAVNPAFNAMVTDLTRGEERKKAFSLLYLGWNMGFAIGPMIAGFLFNHYLPLLFLGDAATAFIAIVLIGIYVPETKGMIEETPDEELPENERAEEGSIFRVLLKRPGIILVSFILLFFRLVYAQSSFALPIQMNEIFGQQGPAYYGINYSFNAIVVVAFTVLVTSVTVKLKPLANIIIAGLLLAVGFGMIYYIDILPLFFLSTFVWTIGEILEATNVNVYIASHAPVSHRARFNSIFMFISGAGYAFAPKLGGLFLEYYSIREIWLASFFVMVIASSALLLFYLGQERVKRLTCK from the coding sequence ATGACTCAGGAAGGAGGTGAACTTACATTGGAAAACCCCTTTAAAGTATATCGTGGTTTAAATAGAAATATTTATATTATTTTTATTGGACAGGTTATTAATTCAATGGGAGCGTTTGTTTTTCCCTTTTTAACCATGTTTCTAACTCAAAAAATAGGCATGTCCCCTGCTGAAGCAGGTTCATATGTTACTGTTGCAGCCCTGGCAAATGTTCCCGGTATGTTTCTTGGCGCGAAACTGGCTGATAGTTTTGGTCGGAAAAGGTTATATTTAATTTCCTCGACTCTCATGGCCTTAATGTTAATTCCACCTGCTTTTCTGGGTACCAGTAAAGTTGTTATTTATTTTTTAATAATGATGTCACTTTTTGCTGGTGCTGTAAATCCTGCATTTAATGCAATGGTAACAGATTTAACCAGGGGTGAAGAGAGGAAAAAGGCCTTTTCATTACTTTACCTTGGATGGAATATGGGTTTTGCTATTGGTCCAATGATTGCTGGGTTTTTATTTAACCACTATTTACCTTTATTATTTTTAGGGGATGCAGCAACTGCCTTTATTGCTATAGTACTTATTGGAATTTATGTACCGGAGACAAAAGGAATGATTGAAGAAACTCCCGATGAGGAATTACCGGAAAACGAGAGGGCAGAAGAAGGGTCAATTTTTCGTGTTTTGTTAAAACGACCGGGGATAATTCTTGTAAGCTTTATTTTGTTATTCTTCCGTCTGGTATATGCCCAGAGTTCTTTTGCCTTACCAATTCAAATGAATGAGATTTTTGGTCAACAGGGTCCTGCTTATTATGGCATAAATTATAGCTTTAATGCTATTGTAGTTGTGGCTTTTACAGTGCTGGTAACCAGTGTCACTGTTAAACTGAAGCCACTGGCCAATATAATAATTGCGGGATTATTATTGGCAGTAGGGTTTGGTATGATTTATTATATTGATATACTTCCCTTGTTTTTTCTGTCCACTTTTGTCTGGACCATCGGTGAAATCCTGGAGGCAACAAATGTCAATGTTTATATAGCGTCTCATGCTCCTGTAAGCCACCGGGCAAGGTTTAATTCAATTTTTATGTTTATTTCAGGAGCAGGGTATGCATTTGCCCCAAAATTAGGTGGGTTGTTTTTAGAGTATTATTCAATTAGGGAAATATGGTTAGCTAGTTTTTTTGTAATGGTAATTGCCAGTAGTGCTCTTTTACTTTTTTACTTGGGGCAGGAACGGGTTAAAAGATTAACATGTAAATAA
- a CDS encoding DEAD/DEAH box helicase: MKKVKFSELNISKEILKAVEDMGFEETTPIQTKAIPPILNGKDIIGQAQTGTGKTAAFGIPLLEKIDTRNKKPQAIILCPTRELAIQVAEELKRLAKYKRSLYTLPVYGGQSIKRQIKALKKGVQVIIGTPGRVMDHMRRGTLNLSHINFVVLDEADVMLDMGFIDDIKTILKDIPNDRQTLFFSATIPETILDLSKRYQKKSQFIKIAHEKLTVPGIEQYYYEVRRSDKLKVLTRLIDLYSPGLSLIFCNTRKMVEELNIQLQARGYLSDALHGGFNQNQRDRVMDKFRNGIIEILVATDVAARGIDVNGVEAVFNYDVPQDTDYYVHRIGRTGRAGKTGKAFTFVVGKDIYKLRDIQKYTKTRIIKQDIPTLTDIEQAKLENLINDLTDYIDREHLKKYIKIIENLLDDDYTAIEIAAALFKKYMENESSEGEINNNKLNDTGAEPGMVRLFINIGKKHNITPGHIVGAIAGETSLSGRLIGAIDLYDNFTFVEVPEESSREVLKIMKNNYIKGKKINIEPAKPR; encoded by the coding sequence TTGAAAAAGGTAAAATTTAGTGAATTAAATATTTCAAAAGAAATATTAAAGGCTGTTGAAGATATGGGATTTGAAGAAACAACCCCTATTCAGACAAAAGCAATCCCCCCTATTCTTAACGGCAAAGATATAATCGGACAGGCTCAGACAGGAACTGGCAAAACAGCCGCCTTTGGAATACCATTATTAGAAAAAATTGATACCAGAAACAAAAAACCTCAGGCCATTATTTTATGTCCTACCAGAGAACTGGCGATTCAGGTCGCTGAAGAATTAAAAAGATTGGCCAAATACAAACGTAGTTTGTATACCCTTCCTGTTTATGGGGGACAATCTATAAAAAGGCAGATTAAGGCCCTGAAGAAGGGAGTACAGGTTATTATAGGTACTCCCGGTAGGGTTATGGATCATATGCGGCGGGGCACTCTGAACCTCTCCCATATTAATTTTGTTGTCCTTGATGAAGCTGATGTCATGCTTGATATGGGCTTTATTGATGATATTAAAACAATCTTAAAAGATATCCCCAATGACAGACAAACTTTGTTCTTCTCAGCTACAATACCAGAGACAATCCTTGATTTGAGTAAAAGGTATCAAAAGAAATCGCAGTTTATAAAAATAGCCCACGAAAAATTAACAGTACCAGGAATTGAACAGTACTATTATGAAGTCAGACGAAGCGATAAATTAAAGGTATTAACCCGTTTAATTGACCTTTATTCGCCAGGTCTTTCTCTTATTTTTTGTAATACCAGGAAAATGGTAGAGGAATTAAATATACAGCTTCAGGCAAGAGGTTATCTATCTGATGCACTTCATGGCGGGTTTAATCAGAATCAACGGGACCGGGTTATGGACAAGTTTCGAAATGGAATAATTGAAATTCTTGTAGCAACAGATGTTGCAGCAAGAGGTATTGATGTCAATGGGGTTGAGGCCGTTTTTAATTATGATGTCCCCCAGGATACTGATTACTATGTTCATAGAATAGGTAGAACGGGCCGGGCTGGTAAAACCGGCAAAGCCTTTACCTTTGTAGTTGGAAAGGATATTTATAAATTACGGGACATACAAAAATATACAAAAACACGTATTATCAAACAGGATATTCCCACCCTTACTGATATAGAACAGGCTAAGCTTGAAAATTTAATTAATGACTTAACAGATTATATTGATAGAGAACATTTGAAAAAGTATATTAAAATCATAGAAAACCTCCTCGATGATGATTATACGGCTATAGAAATCGCAGCTGCCCTTTTTAAAAAATATATGGAAAACGAGTCATCTGAGGGAGAAATAAACAACAATAAATTAAATGATACCGGTGCAGAGCCAGGAATGGTCAGGTTATTTATAAATATTGGCAAAAAACACAACATTACCCCGGGTCATATTGTTGGAGCTATTGCTGGTGAAACCAGTTTATCCGGTAGGTTAATTGGAGCTATAGATCTTTATGATAATTTCACTTTTGTTGAAGTTCCTGAAGAAAGTAGTCGAGAAGTCCTGAAGATTATGAAAAACAATTATATAAAAGGTAAAAAAATTAATATAGAACCGGCAAAACCCAGATAA
- a CDS encoding cold-shock protein translates to MYNGKVKWFSDKKGFGFIEREAGDDVFVHFSAIQKEGFKSLDEGQEVEFEVVQGDRGPQAANVVTL, encoded by the coding sequence ATCTACAACGGTAAAGTGAAATGGTTTAGTGACAAAAAAGGTTTTGGTTTTATTGAAAGAGAAGCTGGAGATGATGTTTTTGTACATTTTTCTGCAATTCAAAAAGAAGGCTTCAAGAGTTTAGATGAAGGTCAAGAGGTAGAATTCGAAGTAGTTCAAGGTGATCGCGGCCCACAGGCTGCAAATGTTGTTACATTATAA
- a CDS encoding MerR family transcriptional regulator produces MKISEFSRKYNVSKDTIRYYMDLNLITPCKQGGHYFFDNKCESQLKEILKLKEMNFTLQEIKKIFNYRRLGKLTAYQQNNYYKSIYKRKIKEINKEIKRLKRAEEMLRDEVFILKKKDFSKKSIGIDLATLSLFSCPDCNSELLLSAEKVEENQIIEGILQCVCGQSLMIKDGVLYSDTCYKHIKDQVAEDHIESYIKNTDPDFIDKSYQTLDWMERQIEFENLSGKVVLEPGSGYGHFLRQIYRELPDDTIYICVDNNPLVNLYLKQYLEMAGERSKVIFITADLPKLPLKENIIDVFIDFTGTSCFSFENKGFLPELLNCYLNAEAMLLATFIIYRKFGPNNIVGQPFRQNFIYNNVKNGLLKLNFKIEKEVKTETQTIKKNPGKYESFAQPGDKIYAYQVMAKRWS; encoded by the coding sequence ATGAAGATAAGTGAGTTTTCCCGCAAATACAATGTTAGCAAAGATACTATTAGATATTATATGGATCTAAACCTCATTACACCCTGTAAACAGGGCGGTCATTATTTTTTTGATAATAAATGTGAGTCCCAGTTAAAAGAAATTTTGAAATTAAAAGAAATGAATTTTACTTTGCAAGAAATTAAAAAGATATTTAATTATAGAAGGTTAGGGAAACTAACTGCTTACCAGCAAAATAATTATTATAAAAGTATCTATAAAAGAAAAATTAAAGAAATAAATAAGGAAATCAAAAGACTTAAAAGGGCAGAAGAGATGTTGCGGGATGAGGTATTTATACTGAAAAAAAAGGATTTTAGTAAAAAAAGTATCGGGATTGACCTGGCAACTTTATCATTATTTTCCTGTCCTGATTGTAACAGTGAATTATTACTGTCAGCGGAAAAAGTAGAGGAAAATCAGATAATAGAGGGGATTTTGCAGTGTGTTTGTGGTCAAAGCCTGATGATAAAGGATGGAGTTCTGTATTCAGATACCTGTTATAAACACATAAAAGACCAGGTAGCAGAAGATCATATTGAAAGTTATATAAAAAATACTGATCCCGATTTTATTGACAAGTCTTATCAAACTCTAGACTGGATGGAACGGCAGATAGAATTTGAGAACCTATCAGGAAAAGTGGTTTTGGAGCCCGGGTCTGGTTATGGCCATTTTTTGAGACAAATTTACAGAGAATTACCTGATGATACTATTTATATATGTGTTGACAATAATCCCCTGGTAAATCTTTATTTAAAGCAATACCTGGAAATGGCCGGTGAGAGGTCTAAAGTTATTTTTATAACAGCAGACTTACCCAAACTGCCCCTGAAAGAGAATATAATTGATGTGTTCATTGATTTTACGGGAACATCCTGTTTTTCTTTTGAAAATAAAGGGTTTTTACCTGAATTACTTAATTGTTATCTCAATGCGGAGGCAATGTTACTGGCAACTTTTATTATTTACCGCAAATTTGGTCCTAATAATATTGTGGGTCAACCCTTTAGACAGAATTTTATTTACAATAATGTTAAAAATGGCCTGTTAAAGTTAAACTTTAAGATTGAAAAAGAAGTAAAAACAGAAACACAAACAATTAAGAAAAATCCTGGCAAATATGAAAGTTTTGCCCAACCGGGTGATAAAATATATGCCTATCAGGTTATGGCAAAAAGATGGAGCTAA
- a CDS encoding MFS transporter produces the protein MNTQTKTLSKEIEGYQENKNIFLYSAGKLISLLGSAIYTFAVGLYLLKITGSGLTFATNIVLYTLPMLFINPFAGVVADRINKKIVVVGSDFLNGLFLVVVYVLAGRIGLSVSLLYISTFIMTVMATFFNIAIESAKPDLVREEKLVKINSLARVIESLSYVIGPITGGVIYALFDMKVFILLNGLSFFLAAFLEFFIDYHFNKVEDNELERDKTRPEPGSDNKLWFKLKEGYQYILSRQHLLALIYIFVALNFLFNFAIIVPLPYLLNTTWSVDPVIYGVVQGGLPVGMIIGALLVKRIMEKVSYSKLLKRISYLAGLWVLMFSLPPVVFPCIPGQYFVLIYYTTLMLVGGLVVSWVDIPANVLLQKIVPGKLLGRVISVKLSIVKVIVPIALLLSGYIVNLLSPLILFLSGSVLFTMFNLWFFTSPSGQKFINVTNENLMGENE, from the coding sequence ATGAATACTCAAACAAAAACATTATCGAAAGAAATTGAAGGTTATCAGGAAAATAAAAATATCTTTTTGTATTCAGCTGGTAAATTAATATCTTTACTGGGGTCTGCGATTTATACCTTTGCAGTAGGTTTGTATTTATTAAAAATAACCGGATCTGGCCTCACTTTTGCTACCAATATAGTGTTATACACCCTGCCAATGCTTTTTATAAATCCGTTTGCCGGAGTAGTTGCAGACCGAATTAATAAGAAAATAGTTGTGGTAGGGTCTGACTTTCTCAATGGTTTGTTTTTGGTGGTAGTGTATGTGCTGGCAGGTCGTATTGGCTTAAGTGTGTCGTTGTTATATATAAGCACCTTTATAATGACCGTCATGGCTACCTTTTTTAATATTGCTATAGAATCTGCTAAGCCTGATCTGGTGAGGGAAGAAAAATTAGTAAAAATAAATTCTCTAGCCCGGGTCATCGAGTCACTTTCCTATGTAATTGGTCCTATTACAGGGGGAGTTATTTATGCCTTGTTTGATATGAAAGTATTTATACTGTTAAATGGTTTATCCTTTTTCCTGGCTGCTTTCCTGGAGTTTTTCATTGATTACCATTTTAATAAAGTTGAAGATAATGAACTTGAAAGGGATAAAACCAGACCAGAACCAGGTAGTGACAATAAGTTGTGGTTTAAGTTAAAAGAAGGCTACCAGTATATCCTTTCCAGACAACATTTACTGGCCTTGATTTATATATTTGTTGCCCTCAATTTTTTATTTAACTTTGCAATAATAGTTCCCCTCCCTTATTTATTAAATACTACCTGGAGTGTTGATCCGGTTATATACGGAGTTGTACAGGGAGGTTTACCTGTAGGGATGATAATCGGGGCCTTACTGGTAAAAAGAATTATGGAAAAAGTAAGTTACAGTAAACTTTTAAAAAGAATTAGTTATCTAGCAGGTTTATGGGTACTGATGTTTTCACTTCCTCCAGTAGTGTTTCCCTGTATCCCTGGTCAGTATTTTGTATTAATCTACTATACCACATTGATGTTAGTGGGTGGCTTAGTCGTTTCATGGGTTGATATTCCGGCAAATGTACTATTACAAAAGATTGTTCCAGGAAAGTTACTGGGAAGGGTTATCAGTGTAAAATTAAGTATTGTCAAGGTAATTGTTCCTATTGCTCTTCTTTTATCCGGGTATATAGTTAATTTGTTATCACCGTTAATCCTGTTTTTAAGTGGGTCTGTTCTTTTTACTATGTTTAATTTATGGTTTTTTACTTCTCCTTCAGGTCAGAAGTTTATTAATGTCACTAATGAGAATTTAATGGGAGAAAATGAATAA
- a CDS encoding vanadium-dependent haloperoxidase has protein sequence MTGGKHGYKNILGKWSKLPYAGEKQLPVPEEPLAGSWPTFFLKRDHRGRFLDPDGNLIDLKIRFPGRSIDFTGKQLAIVKKTLDNITKEKIKIARYWGTGPPTKQWTPVIDKLIDVYNISATRAGRILGAVQGGLNDARVVAWHLKFAWEIPRPNQLDQKLATVICTPKHPSYPSGHAVVAGCAQIMLTYFFPPKSERLQELAEECAVSRLYDGVHFPVDNEEGLRLGRQIGRLIVRKLKRQRNSEQKRIDIRFTDNKKVKLPPPPYKQPLPFLGETKCNSLILNKAEGSYSLLLWLIIASLLTRDIK, from the coding sequence GTGACAGGAGGGAAACATGGTTATAAAAATATACTCGGAAAATGGTCCAAACTACCATATGCCGGAGAAAAACAACTTCCAGTACCTGAAGAACCTTTAGCTGGATCATGGCCCACATTCTTTTTAAAACGTGATCACAGGGGCAGATTTCTTGATCCTGATGGAAACTTAATTGATCTCAAAATACGGTTCCCTGGAAGGTCAATAGACTTCACCGGTAAACAGCTGGCCATTGTCAAAAAAACTCTGGACAACATAACTAAAGAAAAAATTAAAATTGCCAGATACTGGGGTACCGGCCCCCCGACTAAACAGTGGACACCGGTTATTGATAAGTTAATAGATGTATACAATATTTCTGCTACCAGGGCTGGAAGAATATTAGGAGCGGTTCAAGGGGGATTAAACGATGCCCGGGTTGTGGCCTGGCACCTTAAATTTGCCTGGGAAATACCACGCCCCAACCAGTTAGATCAAAAACTGGCCACTGTTATCTGTACTCCAAAACACCCCAGCTATCCATCGGGCCATGCTGTTGTAGCCGGTTGTGCTCAGATTATGTTAACTTATTTTTTCCCACCAAAGTCAGAGCGTCTGCAAGAATTAGCAGAGGAATGTGCTGTATCCCGTCTTTATGATGGGGTCCATTTCCCGGTTGATAATGAAGAAGGACTAAGGTTAGGACGTCAGATTGGAAGATTAATTGTACGTAAATTAAAAAGACAACGAAACAGTGAACAAAAAAGGATTGATATACGTTTCACTGACAATAAAAAAGTTAAACTACCACCGCCTCCGTATAAACAGCCACTTCCATTTCTGGGTGAAACCAAATGTAATTCTCTTATTTTAAATAAAGCAGAAGGAAGTTATTCGCTTTTGTTGTGGCTTATAATAGCATCTTTATTAACCAGGGATATCAAATAA
- a CDS encoding LCP family protein, whose amino-acid sequence MKKRLLIWVGLVTGIFLIGIGLYFHYSQPDVVPGLADINNRVKKSNILLMGLDDKNSVEKGKVEVDSIVLARLAPEKRTLKFTSIPVEGEIYKGHETVEEIIGEVEKLTGETINYYLTVSYDAFINMVDSIGGIQIKVDKAIDIPALDLYLKKGLNRLTGQEALNYSRWFNYNTKSEIERLKRQQQVIKSLVHKILKPETLLKLPELFTNTLKSFDRVETNIDISIINKGIDFLKNRNDIIIKFDVFDKNIK is encoded by the coding sequence ATGAAAAAACGCTTATTAATCTGGGTAGGGCTGGTAACAGGCATTTTTTTAATTGGAATAGGACTGTATTTCCATTACTCACAACCTGATGTAGTCCCTGGATTAGCTGATATAAATAACAGAGTTAAAAAAAGTAATATTTTATTAATGGGTCTTGATGACAAAAATAGTGTGGAAAAGGGAAAAGTAGAGGTAGATTCAATTGTTTTAGCCAGATTAGCACCTGAAAAACGGACCCTTAAATTTACCAGTATTCCTGTTGAAGGGGAAATTTATAAGGGCCATGAGACAGTTGAAGAGATTATTGGCGAGGTGGAAAAACTTACCGGTGAAACTATAAACTACTATCTTACAGTCAGTTATGATGCTTTTATAAACATGGTAGATAGTATCGGGGGTATACAAATAAAGGTAGATAAGGCAATAGATATACCAGCTCTTGATTTATATCTGAAAAAAGGACTTAACAGGCTTACTGGACAGGAGGCTTTGAATTATTCTCGTTGGTTTAATTATAATACTAAAAGTGAAATTGAGAGATTAAAGAGGCAGCAACAGGTAATTAAATCACTGGTCCATAAGATCTTAAAACCAGAGACCCTATTAAAACTTCCAGAACTATTCACAAATACCCTTAAATCTTTTGATAGGGTTGAGACCAATATAGATATATCTATCATTAATAAAGGCATAGATTTTTTAAAAAATAGGAATGATATTATAATTAAGTTTGATGTTTTTGATAAAAATATTAAGTAA